A window of Polaribacter litorisediminis contains these coding sequences:
- a CDS encoding tetratricopeptide repeat protein: MNHLFKRYTLILLIAVSFQATAQNTLSDAKVDSLLQVLRLPALDSIILITEPTALSSLYFTGIKKYRGEIKSATLHKLFQKIEKLGADHKNPGLEMYAGIWQYYTRPNIDDSNYEYTKVLQKIAEKATNSGVLWVEIAAKFQYALLLINTKEDFKKIEKGIWLLRESIEKIHKKNDANISPGSLLEHYRVLTGCYYEMDDIPNAILYSVKALNMDYPRGQKLISTKDKIFRQTNNNLGVYYRENQQLDSSNFYFKRVFNLPLTNTSSRGDSLIHAVSGGNLGENFYLQDNYKEALPLLQKDADFTTKVKIWGNASNALILIADIYLKKGEFKKAKEVLEKATFAAHHSGKKIKRLSKLYPVLSNYYKIIGQPNIALTYADSTIVALDSLKRKNNQFRSANVEQAYNKYKIKTAAEKELASKNDNITLRNISLLVLLVLLIVGYFIFRKSKLKAKQQEKTLLSEVDKVTQELNVSKKQLDVFIQEAQQKALSKKVILTDADWREFLQYYNKVYPSFVMSLKTKYPKLTEAEVRFCCLTYLSLSDKEMAAMLGVGRPSIRVTRQRSRAKLQITKEESFETLFQSL; encoded by the coding sequence ATGAATCATCTATTTAAAAGATATACACTAATTCTACTCATTGCTGTTTCATTTCAGGCAACAGCGCAAAACACGCTTTCAGATGCTAAAGTAGATTCTTTACTACAAGTTTTGCGCTTACCTGCTTTAGATTCAATTATTCTTATTACTGAACCAACTGCATTAAGCTCTCTTTATTTTACTGGCATAAAAAAATATAGGGGAGAAATAAAAAGTGCTACACTGCATAAACTGTTTCAAAAAATTGAGAAGTTAGGTGCAGATCATAAGAACCCTGGTCTTGAAATGTATGCTGGCATTTGGCAGTACTATACGAGACCAAACATTGATGATTCAAATTATGAGTATACTAAAGTGTTACAAAAAATAGCTGAAAAAGCAACCAATTCAGGGGTTTTATGGGTTGAAATTGCAGCGAAATTTCAGTATGCACTTTTGCTTATAAATACAAAAGAGGACTTTAAAAAGATAGAAAAAGGAATTTGGCTTTTAAGAGAAAGTATAGAAAAAATCCATAAAAAAAATGATGCAAATATTTCTCCTGGTTCTCTTTTAGAACATTATAGAGTGCTTACTGGTTGCTATTATGAAATGGATGATATACCAAATGCAATTTTGTATTCTGTAAAAGCATTAAATATGGACTATCCTAGAGGTCAAAAATTAATCTCAACTAAAGATAAAATCTTCAGACAAACTAATAACAATCTTGGTGTGTATTATCGTGAAAATCAGCAATTAGATTCCTCAAATTTTTATTTTAAGAGAGTTTTTAACTTGCCATTAACGAATACTAGTTCACGAGGAGATAGTTTAATACATGCCGTTTCTGGTGGTAATTTAGGCGAAAATTTTTATTTACAAGACAATTATAAAGAGGCTTTGCCTTTGTTACAAAAAGATGCAGATTTTACTACCAAAGTAAAAATTTGGGGAAATGCTAGTAATGCACTTATTTTAATAGCTGACATCTACTTAAAAAAAGGGGAGTTTAAGAAAGCAAAAGAGGTTTTAGAGAAGGCAACTTTTGCAGCTCATCATTCTGGAAAAAAAATAAAAAGACTTAGCAAATTATACCCTGTTTTATCTAACTATTATAAAATCATTGGTCAACCTAATATTGCTCTTACTTATGCAGATTCTACCATTGTTGCACTAGATAGTTTAAAAAGAAAAAACAATCAATTTAGAAGTGCTAACGTAGAACAAGCCTATAATAAGTACAAAATAAAAACAGCTGCAGAAAAAGAACTAGCCTCTAAAAATGATAACATTACACTAAGAAATATTAGTTTACTCGTATTATTGGTGTTACTTATTGTTGGGTATTTTATTTTTAGAAAATCTAAACTAAAAGCAAAGCAACAAGAGAAAACACTTTTAAGTGAAGTTGATAAAGTTACCCAAGAATTAAATGTTTCTAAAAAGCAATTGGATGTGTTTATACAAGAAGCACAGCAAAAAGCACTTTCTAAAAAAGTGATACTTACAGACGCAGATTGGCGAGAATTTCTTCAATATTATAATAAAGTGTACCCTAGTTTTGTAATGAGTTTAAAAACAAAGTATCCAAAACTTACTGAGGCCGAAGTTCGTTTTTGCTGTCTTACCTATCTTTCTTTATCAGACAAAGAAATGGCAGCAATGTTAGGAGTTGGACGCCCAAGTATTCGAGTTACAAGACAGCGATCTAGAGCTAAACTGCAAATCACGAAAGAGGAATCTTTTGAAACACTTTTTCAAAGTCTTTAG
- a CDS encoding DUF5103 domain-containing protein, producing MQIRIIFIFILFTTGIIGQNIQSIQLRPLQENNYSAIVPLGTVLELSFDDLENDGKEYQYKIEHMTHDWQKSRMLSSQYIDGFDENSIINVTNSFNTFQSYTHYAVRIPNINTVITKSGNYLLSVVNYDTDEVVFTRRFVLFENMATIGVAVSRSRNAKTLSSQQTVELSINHPNIRINNPAQEVHVVLLKNENWNETITDLQPTFFMANQLKYTYANKTNFWGGNEYLNFDSKLIRNKSINIVKIEMQDIFHHYLYPFTFDENRTYRYNPDINGQFVIRTLEGNDANTEADYAMMHFTLYAAKPFDEKEVYVYGAFNNFEIEDDAKMEYDFEDNSYKANLLFKQGFYNYTFATVDKYNQVNTNEVNGTFFETENEYTAIIYFKPFGGLYDSVIGIGKGFFNQDR from the coding sequence ATGCAAATAAGAATAATTTTCATTTTTATACTTTTTACCACTGGTATTATTGGCCAGAACATCCAATCCATTCAATTAAGACCGCTCCAAGAAAATAACTATTCTGCAATCGTTCCATTAGGTACTGTTTTAGAATTGTCTTTTGATGATTTAGAGAATGATGGTAAAGAGTATCAATATAAAATAGAGCACATGACGCATGATTGGCAAAAGAGCAGAATGCTTTCTAGTCAATATATTGATGGTTTTGATGAAAACAGCATTATTAATGTCACCAATTCTTTTAATACCTTTCAAAGCTATACGCATTATGCTGTAAGGATTCCGAATATAAATACCGTGATTACTAAAAGCGGTAACTATTTGCTTTCCGTTGTAAATTATGATACCGATGAAGTTGTTTTTACAAGAAGATTTGTTTTATTCGAAAACATGGCTACAATTGGTGTTGCCGTATCTCGAAGTAGAAATGCAAAAACCTTAAGTTCTCAGCAAACCGTGGAGCTTTCTATAAACCATCCAAACATCAGAATTAACAATCCTGCGCAAGAAGTGCATGTGGTTTTGCTAAAAAATGAAAACTGGAATGAAACAATTACCGATTTACAACCTACATTCTTTATGGCAAACCAGCTCAAATATACCTATGCCAATAAAACAAATTTCTGGGGAGGAAATGAATATTTAAACTTTGATAGCAAACTCATTAGAAACAAAAGTATTAATATAGTAAAAATAGAAATGCAAGATATTTTTCATCATTACTTATATCCTTTTACGTTTGATGAAAATAGAACTTATCGATACAATCCTGATATTAATGGGCAGTTTGTCATCCGAACTTTAGAAGGTAATGATGCCAATACCGAAGCAGATTATGCCATGATGCATTTTACCTTATATGCAGCTAAACCTTTTGATGAAAAAGAGGTGTATGTGTACGGAGCTTTCAATAATTTTGAAATTGAGGACGATGCCAAAATGGAATATGATTTTGAAGACAATAGCTACAAAGCAAACCTATTATTCAAACAAGGTTTTTACAATTATACTTTTGCCACGGTAGATAAATACAACCAAGTAAATACAAATGAAGTAAATGGTACTTTTTTTGAAACTGAAAATGAATATACCGCTATTATCTACTTTAAACCTTTTGGAGGACTGTATGATAGCGTCATCGGAATTGGAAAGGGCTTTTTTAATCAGGATAGATAA
- a CDS encoding phage tail protein, whose amino-acid sequence MKKVYSTFLFLFLTSICFAQGISVQGIARDAANSAIKNSNLTFTFSITKADNTVLFEETQSIRTDNFGVFSHIVGTGNPQVATFNSIDFALKELRLKISVAPNGNKIEIYNQPFQYSPYAHYAKRAAKADNGAPTGSIMPFVGTTAPEGWALCDGSSIASVTDGAALRALIGDFTPDLRGVFLRGTGANAKTGYTNYEGPNLKEFQKDENKEHLHNVDINTSMEGEHSHEETNTTVISSPIGYLTGPTVRSFLSAAQVSTPQTDVQENHNHNVKGETENSGTESRPVNFGVNYIIKL is encoded by the coding sequence ATGAAAAAAGTCTACAGCACATTTCTATTTTTATTTTTAACTTCAATCTGTTTTGCACAAGGTATTTCTGTGCAAGGTATTGCTAGAGATGCGGCAAATTCTGCAATTAAGAATTCAAATTTAACTTTTACTTTCAGTATCACTAAAGCTGATAATACTGTGCTTTTTGAAGAAACACAATCCATAAGAACAGATAATTTTGGTGTTTTTTCTCATATAGTGGGCACAGGAAATCCTCAAGTAGCCACTTTTAATAGTATAGATTTCGCACTAAAAGAATTAAGATTAAAAATTTCTGTAGCTCCAAATGGTAATAAGATAGAGATTTACAACCAACCTTTTCAATATTCACCTTATGCCCATTACGCAAAAAGAGCTGCAAAAGCAGATAATGGTGCTCCTACAGGTTCTATTATGCCATTCGTTGGCACTACTGCTCCAGAAGGATGGGCTTTGTGCGATGGTTCTAGTATAGCGTCTGTTACCGATGGTGCAGCTTTAAGAGCGTTAATAGGCGATTTTACACCAGATCTTAGAGGTGTGTTTTTAAGAGGGACTGGTGCAAATGCTAAAACAGGATATACCAATTATGAAGGACCTAATTTAAAAGAGTTTCAGAAAGACGAAAACAAAGAACATTTACACAACGTAGATATAAATACAAGTATGGAAGGTGAACATTCACATGAAGAAACAAATACTACAGTAATATCAAGCCCTATTGGATATCTTACAGGTCCAACAGTAAGAAGTTTTCTTTCCGCTGCTCAAGTCTCTACACCGCAAACGGATGTTCAAGAAAACCACAACCATAACGTAAAAGGTGAAACTGAAAATTCTGGTACAGAATCAAGACCAGTCAACTTTGGTGTTAACTATATTATAAAATTATAA